ATTAGAAAATACTTTTGGGATAGTAGAATCAATTACTTTTTTTGGTGCTATTTTCAATTCTTGTGAGTTAACGCCTTGGGCAAAAACGCTACCAACAATTAAAAATGAGCATAATACTGAATAAAATGTTTTCATTTGTACTTGTTAATTTTCGGTTAAGTGTTAGCGAATTTACAGCCTTTTTAGAAAAAATCCTAACTTAATTTACAAGTATTTTAGATTATTTTATAGTATTTTAAACGTAATTTTCAATTGAAACGCATGAGCAAACAAGATTTCTATCGCCATAAGCATCGTCAACTCTACTTACGCTAGGCCAAAATTTATTTTTTGAAACATAATCTACTGGGAAAGCAGCAGCTTGTCTTGAATAAGGTTTTGTCCAGTTGTCAGAAGCAATTAAATTGATGGTGTGAGGCGCATTTTTTAGAAGATTATCAGTCTCATCAAAATCACCATTAGCTATAGCATTTATCTCATTTCTAATGGACGTCATAGCTAGAATAAAACGATTTAGTTCCTCTACACTTTCACTTTCAGTTGGCTCTACCATTAAAGTTCCTGCAACAGGAAAAGAAACTGTAGGTGCGTGAAAGCCGTAATCCATCAGTCGTTTAGCAATATCTGTAACTTCAATTCCAATCTCTTTGAATGGCCTACAGTCCAAAATCATTTCATGAGCAACTCTGCCTTTTTCATTGGCGTACAGAATGGTGTAATGTTCTTTTAATTGTTCCTTTATGTAGTTGGCATTTAGTATTGCCACTTTTGTTGATTTTGTTAAACCTTCTTCACCTAACATTTTAATGTATGCATAAGAGATACACAGCACCAAAGAAGACCCCCATGGAGCTGCTGAAATAGAGGTGATGGCTTGTTCGCCACCCGTTTGAATTAAAGGATTGCTTGGCAAAAAGGGTTTGAGGTGTTCCACAACACCAATAGGACCCATGCCTGGCCCACCACCACCATGAGGAATGGCAAAGGTTTTGTGTAAATTTAGATGGCATACATCGGCTCCAATTTTTGCTGGATTTGTTAAGCCTACTTGTGCATTCATATTAGCTCCATCCATATATACTTGACCGCCATGCTTATGAATAATCTCTGTAACTTCCATTACATTTTCCTCAAATACACCATGTGTGGAAGGATAAGTAATCATCAGAGCTGCTAGATTTTCACTATAGGTTTCTGCTTTCTCTTTTAAATCATCAAGGTCAATATTTCCCATTTCGTCACATTTGGTCACAACAACTTTCATGCCTGCCATAGTAGCAGAAGCGGGGTTTGTACCGTGTGCAGATGAGGGTATCAAGCATATGTTTCTATGTGATTCGTTTCTGCTATTGTGATATGCTCGAATTACCATTAGTCCAGCATATTCTCCTTGAGCTCCAGAATTTGGTTGTAAGGACATTCCTGCAAAGCCAGTTATTTCACATAAAGATTCTTCTAATTCGTGAAACATGATGTGGTAACCTCTTGCTTGGTTGATTGGTGCAAAAGGGTGTATGTTACTAAATTCTACCCAACTTAGCGGAAAGAGTTCTGATGCGGCATTTAACTTCATAGTACATGAACCCAAAGGAATCATAGAATGATTAAGGGCTAAGTCTTTATTTTCTAAACGCTTGATGTATCGCATCATCTCTGTTTCACTGTGAAAGGAATTGAAGACTTCATGTTGAAGGAAGTCACTTTCTCTGTAAAGTTCAGTAGGGATAAATGCATTGGCATCGGTATAGTTGCCATTTAACACTTTGTTAATCAATTCACTTGGGTCGGAATGGTTACAGCTTTTTGCGAATACACTTAGAATGTCATTTATATTTTTTAGACTATCTTTTTCGTCAATAGAAATGGAAAGGTGTTTGTCGTCTATATAGTTGAAATTCATTTTGGCATCTTCAGCAAACACTTTTAAGGTTTCCATAGATACATTTTGAATATCAACCAACAAGGTATCGAAATAGTTTTTGTTGAGCTGTTTATAACCTAAGTCGGTAAGTCCATAAGAAAGAATACAACTTAAATGGTGTATTTTTCGAGCAATATTTTTCAATCGTTTTGGTCCATGATAGACGCCATACATTCCAGCCATTACTGAAAGTAAAACTTGAGCCGTGCAAATATTTGATGTTGCACGTTCTCTTTTGATGTGTTGTT
The window above is part of the Flavobacteriales bacterium genome. Proteins encoded here:
- the gcvP gene encoding aminomethyl-transferring glycine dehydrogenase, which gives rise to MNQFSERHIGPNSSDQESMLNSIGVSTIEELIEQTIPNSIRLNEKMDLPDAMSESELLDHMKSLGRKNKNYRSYIGLGYYNTILPGVIQRNILENPGWYTAYTPYQAEIAQGRLEALLNYQTMVTDITAMEIANASLLDEGTAAAEAMLMLFNARPRDKKKSNANVFLVSKDCLPQTIDVLKTRSNPIGIELIIADHSEFDFSREDVFGMLVQYPCKHGNIENYKVLAKDAKNNEVGVAVAADLLSLTLLTPPGEWDADVVVGTTQRFGIPMGYGGPHAAYFATKEKYKRNIPGRIIGVTIDAEGNRALRMALQTREQHIKRERATSNICTAQVLLSVMAGMYGVYHGPKRLKNIARKIHHLSCILSYGLTDLGYKQLNKNYFDTLLVDIQNVSMETLKVFAEDAKMNFNYIDDKHLSISIDEKDSLKNINDILSVFAKSCNHSDPSELINKVLNGNYTDANAFIPTELYRESDFLQHEVFNSFHSETEMMRYIKRLENKDLALNHSMIPLGSCTMKLNAASELFPLSWVEFSNIHPFAPINQARGYHIMFHELEESLCEITGFAGMSLQPNSGAQGEYAGLMVIRAYHNSRNESHRNICLIPSSAHGTNPASATMAGMKVVVTKCDEMGNIDLDDLKEKAETYSENLAALMITYPSTHGVFEENVMEVTEIIHKHGGQVYMDGANMNAQVGLTNPAKIGADVCHLNLHKTFAIPHGGGGPGMGPIGVVEHLKPFLPSNPLIQTGGEQAITSISAAPWGSSLVLCISYAYIKMLGEEGLTKSTKVAILNANYIKEQLKEHYTILYANEKGRVAHEMILDCRPFKEIGIEVTDIAKRLMDYGFHAPTVSFPVAGTLMVEPTESESVEELNRFILAMTSIRNEINAIANGDFDETDNLLKNAPHTINLIASDNWTKPYSRQAAAFPVDYVSKNKFWPSVSRVDDAYGDRNLVCSCVSIENYV